One genomic region from Dioscorea cayenensis subsp. rotundata cultivar TDr96_F1 unplaced genomic scaffold, TDr96_F1_v2_PseudoChromosome.rev07_lg8_w22 25.fasta BLBR01001309.1, whole genome shotgun sequence encodes:
- the LOC120256156 gene encoding tRNA (cytosine(72)-C(5))-methyltransferase NSUN6-like, with amino-acid sequence MCAAPGGKTTAIAILMKDKGEVVACDRSHNKVLDIMKLATEMGLTCINAYKLDALKSVCQVKEILDVGVEILDLEVLNPVVTGTVGSPNEEMKNNDMTKCRNGTKLMQTENGRKTDGKMQLNQSEDRLKAVHKRNGPGRNHCMGGRVRTSKGYFPNSFDRVLLDAPCSALGLRPRLFAGEETLMSLTHHAKYQRRMFDRAVQLVRPGGVIVYSTCTINPGENEALVRYALDKYEFLSLAAQDPRIGGPGLVGQCDLFDGKFVEEWLTESEAELVQRFDPSSTLDTIGFFIAKFNVGQKEI; translated from the exons atgTGTGCTGCTCCTGGAGGGAAAACTACTGCAATTGCTATCCTTATGAAGGACAAGGGAGAAGTTGTTGCCTGTGATAGATCTCACAATAAG GTACTGGATATTATGAAGTTGGCCACAGAGATGGGTTTGACTTGTATTAATGCATACAAGCTTGATGCTCTTAAATCTGTTTGCCAAGTGAAGGAAATTCTGGATGTTGGAGTTGAAATTTTGGACTTGGAGGTTCTGAATCCTGTAGTGACTGGAACAGTTGGATCTCcaaatgaagaaatgaaaaataatgatatGACCAAATGCAGGAATGGTACTAAATTGATGCAAACAG AAAATGGCAGAAAGACGGATGGCAAAATGCAACTTAATCAATCTGAAGACAGGTTGAAAGCAGTCCACAAAAGAAATGGACCAGGTAGAAATCATTGCATGGGCGGTAGAGTTAGGACTTCAAAGGGTTATTTTCCGAACAGTTTTGATCGGGTTCTCCTTGATGCCCCATGTTCTGCTCTTGGTTTAAGACCTCGATTATTTGCTGGGGAG GAGACATTAATGTCTTTGACGCATCATGCTAAGTATCAGAGAAGGATGTTTGACCGCGCTGTTCAACTAGTTCGCCCTGGGGGTGTCATAGTGTACTCTAC ATGTACTATAAATCCAGGAGAGAATGAGGCTTTGGTTCGATATGCTTTAGATAAATATGAGTTCCTCTCGTTGGCTGCTCAG GATCCCAGAATTGGAGGACCAGGCCTTGTTGGTCAGTGTGACCTGTTTGATGGGAAATTTGTGGA GGAATGGTTGACTGAAAGTGAAGCAGAACTTGTTCAGAGGTTTGATCCATCATCTACACTTGATACAATCGGTTTCTTCATTGCAAAGTTCAATGTCGGTCAGAAGGAAATATAG